In Eubalaena glacialis isolate mEubGla1 chromosome 12, mEubGla1.1.hap2.+ XY, whole genome shotgun sequence, the sequence atttctccaaagaagacatacagatggccaagaagcacatgaaaagctgctcagcatcactaattattagagaaatgcaaatcaaaagtacaatgaggtatcacctcacaccagttagaatgggcatccaaacaacaaatgttggagagggtgtagagaaaagggaaccctcttgcactgttggtgggaatgtaaattgatacagtcactatggagaacagtatggaggtttcttaaaaaactaaaaatagaactaccatatgacccagcaatcccactactgggcatatacccagagaaaaccataattcaaaaagacacatgcaccctaatgttcattgcagcactatttacaatagccaggtcatggaagcaacctaaatgcctgtcgacagatgaatggataaagaagttgtggtacatatatacaatggaatattactcagccataaaaaggaacgaaattgggtcatctgtagagacatggatggatctagagactgtcatacagagtgaagtaagtcagaaagagaaaaacaaatattgtatattaacgcatatatgtggaacctagaaaaatcgtacagatgaaccagtttgcagggcagaaatagagacacagatgtagagaccaaacgtatggacaccaaggcgggtaagtggcggggtggtggtggtggtgtgatgaattgggagattgggattgacatgtatacactaatatgtataaaatggataactaatgagaccctgctgtataaaaaataaataaaatcaaaaattcaaaaaaaagaagaaatagacaaattgaaTAGGcctacatttattaaataaattaaatcaataattaatagcttgtgaaacagaaagcaccaggtccAGATgtgttcactgatgaattctaacacacatttaagaaagaaattatactaACTTTCTACaatatcttccagaaaatagaacaagagggaaaacttcctaactcattctgtgaggccagcatggcgctaataccaaaaccagacaaagacattgcCAGAAAGGTACAGAACTATTtctcataaacatagatgcaaatactctcaacaaaatattagcaaatctaaTCCAACAAAACTTCTTTCTAAAAATCATTAATACAACCCACTTCAGAGTAAGGATTAGAGAAAGGAgactaaatacataaaacattaatcttttcatgtgtttcctgGGTGCTGCAATAACATTGTAATCCGATTAAGTCCAGGGTTTATTGCATTAAGAGTTATAGTTAATTCCATGTTAACCCATTCAACCCAGGATGGACCATgagtagtactttttttttttttttcaatcctggGCACAGACCACAGTACCCAGAATTATAATAGATGTCTACTATGTTTGATTAACACATGATCAAACAGAGATCTCTTCAGAGAATTTGAAGATCCTAATCAAAGTAGGGGCACTCCCATCTGGATTGCATCCTTGGAATAATATGTCCAGCCACAGAGCCAGCCTGCAAAAATGGGAGTGCTTCAGgcatttattcaatttatttcattagCCCTTAAATTACAGCCAACATTTGGGTCaaatgttgagtatagttccctgtgctatacagtagtttgttgttatctattttacaaatggtagtgtgtatattttaatcccgaactcctaatttatccctccctctgcttcccctttcgtaactacaagtttgttttctatgtctgtgagccttttgttttggaaataagttcattggtaccttttttttttttttaaattccacatataagcaatattgtatgatatttatctttgtctggcttacttcacttagtatgataatctctaggtcaaatcatgttgctgcaaatggcattatttcattctttttttatgtcttagtagtattccattgtgtatacatatcacatcttctttatccattcatctgtggatgaacacctaggttgcttccatgtcttggctattataatagtgctgctatgaatgttgggggtacatgtatcttttccaattatgaaaACCACCATTTTAAAACCTAACATATGCTTAACTATATCAAAGTGTTGTTCACATAGCAATGGTGAATGCTATTGTCAAccttttgtttcaaatttttaatgACTGTATTGGGTCCGGCTGTTAAACGTGACTGCGCTTTCCGCGCCCCTGAGATGCCGGTCCCAGGAGCGGGTGTGTAGCCGGAAAGCACAGAGAGCGCCGGTCAGCCCGCAGCAGAGAAGTACAAGGCCCGCGCAGGGACTCACTCAAGCGCGCTCGCAGGATGGAGGGAGCGCAGGATGCAGGGAGTGCAGGATGGAGGCAGCCCATTGGACCAGCCCCGCTCACAGCGCCGCGTCCGCCAATAGGCAGCGGCCTGCGCGGGGCGTCGGCGCGCGGGCGCCTCGAGCAGCGGCTGCGTGGCTGCCCTCGTGGACCAGCCTTCGACGGCATCTCGAGTGTGCAGGGCCTGCCGGAAGACGTCGGAGGCGCCGGATCCTGTTCGCGGAGCCATGTCTCGGCCGGAAGCCGGCGCCTGGGTCGTTGCTTCTCGGAGGAGCGCGGCGCTGCGTCGGGCTCCGGAAAGGAGGCCGGAGAAGGAGCCGAGCCAAGGCGGTCGCGGAGGCCAGAAGGCCGGCGGAGGTGGCGGGTGGAGGGGCCCTTCCGGCGTCCAGCAGCCCGTGGGCGCTGGTTTCTGGGAGCCGCCGCTCTCCTTCAAGCTGAAGAACGACTGGGTGGGCGCGGTGATCGGTGAGAGCGGAGGGCCGGCGCGGGCGGGCCGGGGTTGGTGAGGTGGGCGGGGCCTGTGGCatccccgccccgcccgcctCGCCTCCAATCAGCGGCCACTGGGGCGGCTCGGGTCCCCACCCGACCTTTCTGATACGCTTTGGTGCTAGAGTGATGGCATTTAATGCATCTCTGTATAGTTTATAGAGACGATGTTTTGGGAGGGCCAACTCTCAGACTTATGAAATCTTTGGGATGAAAGGTCAGAGCTTTGGCAGCTTACCCCAAAATGAACAACAAAGGAGTCAGTCCGTTTGAGCACCGGGGAGAGCCATTAACCCAATATAAGAAAGCGTAGGATATTAAAGGGCTGCTCTTGCACTTAGTTTCTGTAACTTGAATATGATTAATCTGCCGAAAAAAGTGTTCTTTTTCTTAGTATAGCGTGAGTCTTACAAATTCgtttttgaaaagcatttggaaATGATTGGAATTAAGGTTTGccccctttttaaaattgtggtaaacaACATACATTTACAGTATTGTTGACCCTAAGAACAACGTTGTGTAGTAGATCTGCAGAAGGCTTTCATCTTGTACGACTGAATCTACCTCTCAACAACTCATTTCCCCATTCCCCAatccctggcagccaccagacaCCTCATAGAAGTGGAATTTGCAGCTTTTGTGATTGGCTCATCTCAGTGTAATGTCCTCAGGGTTTAtatgtgttgtcacaaatggcaggatttccttttaaggctgaaaacTTGCCTTGTGTGCATATGCCACATTTTTttcatccagtcatctgttgacaGATACTTAGGTGATTTCCacctcttagctattgtgaataatgatgaatatgggaatgcagatatctttCTGAGATCCTAGTTTCAATTCTTGTGTATAagttcccagaagtgggattgctggatcacatggtagttctatttttagtttttaaaggactctgcatactgtttccatagtgaccgcaccaatttacattcccactcaCAGTGCATacgggttccctttctccacatcctcgccaacttgttatcccttgtctttttttttttaataaatttatttatttatttgtttttatttttggctgtattgggtcttcgttgctgtgcccgggctttctctaattgtggtgagtgggtactactcttcgttgcggtgcgtgggcttctcattgtcgtgcgcgggctctagagcgcaggctcagtagttgtggtgcacgggcttagttgctccgcagcatgtgggatcttcccggaccagggctcgaaccagtgttccctgcattggcaggcggagtcttaaccactgcgccactagggaagccctatattccttgtctttttgatgagagccattctaacaggtgatctctcattgtggttttgatttgcatatctctgaTGATTtcatcatcttttcatatacacCTGTTGGTCATAATTATGTCTTCGAAGAAAGGTCTATTCAAGACCTTTGGCCAGTTTTTAATTGGACTTTTTTGGTTGAGTTGTGtgtaagggttccaatttcttcacatccttgccaacactttggaTCCAATTAGTCTTTCCTTGGGCTGATGGTGAATCCTTAGTATCTACCTCTGGGAAAGGAACCTCCTACCACCCACCACAATTTGGAATAGAAAGCGCCTGCTTCCCTTTTTCCAAACTGAAAGTGATTACTGGACCCTAGGAGCCTTTGTTTGGATGATTTGGGAAGAACTAGAGAAGGCTTTGAGCAAAGTCGGTAGTGGGTTCCCCATaattgatttcaatttttttaaaaaaattcctttatttttaaaaacagggcgTGGTGGGTCAAAAATAAAAGAGATCCAGAGCTCAACATACACCAAAATACAGGTAAATTATTTGGGTTCTTAAATCCTTAAAGAGGATGAACTATGGTTCATTCCTAACTCTAATTTATCTTCAATTACTAACATACTGTTGTAACTTAGGTGAGTTGCCAAAGCTCTTCATACTTCTTTTTAAGAACTCACCTAAGCTGTAGTCCATTCATTATATCTTAGATGCTGATTGATAGCAATCCTGTATTTCCTTTACACTTTTATTCTATTTGAGGTTGAGTGCGGTGGGGGGGACGGTGAAGGGACTTATCTCACCTATTTCCCCCCTTGTATCTAGATAATAAAAGGGTACCCTGAAGCGGAAGTAAGAATTTTTGGCACCAAGGCAATGCAGAGCAAAGCGAAAACAGTGATAGATAATCTTGTTCAAAAACAAGAAGACTACAAAACAGAATCCAAAGTTGGTAAGTAATTTTTGCCCACTAAAGccctgtaaaattttaaatgttttattcagtGTTATAAGCCATATTATAGCTGCTTTTCCTGATAACAAATCTTTGGCTTGCCATCATTAAATCTAGTCtgttatagaatttttttctatgaaatcCAGGATACTTTTCCTCAAACTAAGACACTTAATATCTGCTGTTAAGCCTGGCAGTTTTACTTttgagtaaaaacaaaataaccttTTAATACACTTCACTATTGATGGTACAGCAAGGATTAGTCCTGGCCTCCTGTCTATGGTCCCTTCCCTGGAATGTGACTGACTTTGAAAACTGCCtaattatttgatatttaaaaaaatctcagatcTACTTGGACTAGATAAAAAGCCATTATTGAACTATTTCCAGAAGCAACAAGGAGAAGAGTCTTGCGTTCAGATGGCAGCATTGCCTCTTAAGTGTTTCTTGGGAAAGAACCTCTAAAAAGCCTCTAAGACACTGTTTCTTCTGTTTACCTGGGGTAATATCTGCCACACAGAATTATTGTAATGATAAGTGATGTGTTATTTATTATCAGACACTAGTCTCTCATGCTTTTTAACTgctccagtaatttttttttgcatttcagaaatctGAAGTAAATAACTGGCAAACCGTGACCAGAATTGTCATGGCACTGTTGTACTAAATTCCTAAATTTAATGTTTCAAGCATTATTATTGTTGGgttattaaaacagaaaatagtaaaattgttttggattttataCTGGTAGGATTTGTTTGGAAACtaatttggaatatttttaacaGATGTTGCTGTTGTCCAACCTTCAGATGGAAAAGATGCAAGGAAAGATGTTTCAGGAAATCAGAAATTGGTTGATTGGGATAAGTTCCGAGAACATATTTTGAAATGGAACAAAAAAAAGTGGGCAGGTTAGTGCTGGATCCCAACACTTCCATGTGGTATTGTTGTTCCTAGTAATTGAGGTTTTTAACCTCTATAAAAAATGTGTTGCTCTTGGTAATGAAATCTATATGCAAAATGACTGTAGAATTTGAAATGCTGCAGTTAGTCTCTAGGACATGATATTTCTATGTCTGTGTTGTGGTTTACATTACAAATGGGAAGTTAAAACTTATTTATACCTTGTCTTATTTGAGGTAACTCGCTGCACaagtttaataaaaatagaaaattgggCCAAAAGGGAAATGAAGTGAGTAAACATGCCAACCAGGAGTTAACATTTTGCTATGACTGAGCAAAAATTGATCTTGGAGTGTCCTGGCCAAGAAGggcaaaataaaaagggaaaaacatttaATAAGATCGTACAGTTCTTGAAGAAATGGGTTTTTTCACTTCTCACTTGGAATTATATATGGAGTATAATGTTCTACATTATTCACTGAATTTCAGAGTAAATTCAGGCATGAATTTGATCAGAATGAGGCAGTGGGACaacatcatttatttaaagttaaaCAGTGAACACTACCATGTGACAAATGTTAACAAGGGTTCATTCCACTCTGGTGGTCAGCCTGTCCCATGCCATCTCAACAACATGTGTTGGGAGAtttgggtggaggtggggagcagaaaaagtatttaagtTTGGTGGAAGTAtgataagcatttaaaaaagaaaacaaagtagcTTCAAAGTAGAGGATAGAATAggataaatattttattcctaaACAGTAATGGGATGGACcctcaaagaaaagaaagttagcTTACTATGAGAGAAGATTCATCAGTTGTGATGTCTGTGTGTCTTGTGAAGcatggtttcttttattttatatttaattattaaagatCTCTTTCTTGGgtgaaaaatgtaatttaaagacaaagcaaaaatGGAGATCTCTTAGAGGCTGGCAAAAGCGTTGCTGGCAAAGTGTGGGACAGCTGTCTAGAGCTATATCTGTGCAAGGTGAACCTGATACATATTTTAGTTTGATTTCTGTTGCTTTGAATAAATGTCAATGAAATGTAAATGCTCATTAATCATCCAAGTTTTGGTTTTTGTCCCAGGTTTACCTCCAATTAAGAAAAACTTTTACGTGGAGTCAGAAACAACAAGTTCAATGTCACAAGACCAAGCAGACAATTGGAGGTGAATAGTTTTACTACTTTTTATTGAGTATTTGTAGAGTTATGCTGGTAAATTAACCCATGAGGAAAAGATTTGAAATGATTGCATTTGAAACTGTAGCTTCCTATTCAAAAGAAAACTTGGTTGCACCCTACATCCTATACATTAGAGCATTGCTATCCAATAAAACTTTTGGCGAAGAGGGGAAATGGGCTATATTTGTGTCTAGATGAGTAGTTACTATCCATATGTGGCTATTAAACACTTAAAATGTAGCTAATATAATTGAGGAactgaatttgaaattttaaatttaaagagacGCGTGGTTAGTGCCTGCTGTATTAGCAGTTTTTGAGAATTATTTCgacaagtgttgaaaatcatgaGAAATTGATCTGATATCTGAATATTAGACAAATTTCTTACTCTTTGGTCCTTATTATCTGGAATTATAGATCATAATGGCAACATTTTTTCTATTAATATCTGTTATAAAACTAAGAGAGTATGGTATCTGTTATAAAACTAAGAGAGTATGGCAGACAGAGCAGTTATTCTAGGATTGGGGTAGGGCCCTGAGCGTGGACAAGTGACTAAAAATCACCTGTCGAATGAGAATAATTCCCACTTCAAAGTAttgttgaggggcttccctggtggcgcagtggttgagaatctgcctgccaatgcaggagacgcgggttcgagccctggtctgggaagatcccacatgccgcggagcaactaggcccgtgagccacaactactgagcctgcgcgtctggagcccgtgctccgcaacaagagaggccgcgatagtgaagaggcccgcgcaccgcaatgaagagtggcccccgcttgccgcaacttgagaaagccctcgcacagaaacgaagacccaacacagccaaaaataaatataaaaataaataaataaataaattaattaaaaaaaaaaaaaaaagtattgttgAGGATTAATTAAGGAAATGTGTGTGAAACATTATAGGCCCTCAGGCGTTTGCCAAATCTGACTTTGATTCATGAAGCATATAATTTTCAGGCTCTATTCTTAACCTTTCCATGAAATTTTCATTGGCCCATTCATGCATacagtgtaatttttttccttctctggaacTATTCTGGTAAAAAAAGATGGGCTTGCTTCTATTTCTTATTACGTTATACTGTAACTTAACCAGCAGTCTAATTTTAATCAGTTGCAGTTGAATTTCTAGATATGACCTGAACTAATGTTGGAAAAAATTTCTTGCTTGGGGAGTAAAGTGACCAAAGCCACTAATCCTTGTTCTATTTTTCCTTAAAGGAGGGAAAATTATAACATAATGTGTGATGACTTGAAAGGTGGTGAGAAACGTCCTCTTCCCAACCCTGTTGGTAATTTTGAGGATGCATTTCACTGTTATCCTGAAGTTATGAGAAACCTTCAAAAGGCAGGTTTTCAAAGGCCAACACCAATTCAGGTATGCTTTCTTTAATTCTAACATTTCATCGACTTTCCCCCCTCAATTTCTGGTTGTTAGAAGTTATAACACCAGGGAGCAGCTGTCTCTTATGAGTGTCCCCCCAGCACCTCCACCGCTGCCTAGCACTCAAAATGCTGAGAAGtttggggctgggagaggaggaaggaacacttgaCAGAAAGAAatgcactttttattttaatatttctcattCTGTTTCAGTCACAGGCATGGCCAATCATTCTACAAGGAGTAGATCTTATAGGAGTAGCTCAGACTGGAACGGGGAAGACATTGTCCTACTTAATGCCTGGATTTATTCATATTGACTCACAACCTCTGTAAGAATTACTACATCTGGGTTCTCTTTAGGGGTTTAACAGATATGGATTCCAAAAATGCAATGAAAGTTTCTTCGATTGCCTTGGTCGAAAGGTAATGCCTAGTCTCGGGCAAATGCACTTGTGTTGTTCTGTTGAGCTATAAATGGACAAAACATTTTTAGGAAGCAATAGGTAGTATCCACCGAAAGTCTTAATAGTGAAACACTGGAAACAAATTGTTTAAATTACCGTGTCCAGTACAATTCTGTGAGAATGTCTGACACAGGAAAGCTCTGGCCCTGTTCAATGAAAAGGCTGGTGTCTGGACCCTAGGATTTTTTTGTTAggctgtttttctttatttctccactTTTTATGTGTGGTGCTTGTTTGTGGCTTTGACAATcattgctgccttttttttttttttggccatacctcaaggcttatgggatcttagttccctgaccagggattgaacccaggccctcagcagatgaaagctcggagtcctaaccagcggaccgccagggaattccctcattgcAGGCACTGAATGAAGGTCCTGTATATCTGAGATGGGTACTTTACTAACATGTTTTCTCTCCAAAGAGCCAGGAATGGGCCGGGCATGTTAGTCCTCACCCCGACTCGAGAGCTAGCTCTGCAAGTGGAAGCTGAGTGCCGTAAATATTCATATAAAGGTCTTAAAAGGTGAGTCTTTTCTTTGACCATTCCTGCATCAGCATTCTAACCATCTGTAGCTGTAGACATCCTCCCCATTATTTTCACACATCCTGAGAAGCTGATTGGCTCAGCGTGGGTCAAGCTTACTTACCCCTGGTCCAAATCGACTGTAACCTGGGTGGTGGGGTCAGATAACAAGGATGCGAACGTGGCTCTCGTAGGACACGTCCCTGTGGGTTGGTGGTTGTGGATGGTTCTCAGAAAGGGGCCAATACTGTACTACCTGAGACTTTGGAtttatgtactttttattttatacccaAAATGCCTAGGTTGGTTGGGATTTTGAATTGTGATGGGATATTCCCCACGTGAACATGaacctctgtattttttttttttaagcgttTGTGTATATGGTGGTGGCGATAGAGATGGACAAATAAAAGACTTAGCGAAAGGTGTCGATATCATTATTGCCACTCCCGGAAGACTCCACGATCTACAAATGAATAACTTTGTGTACCTGAAGAGCGTAACCTACCTGGTAATCGTGGAGCAGGGGTTCGGGGTCCTGGGAGGAAGAACTGAACTCTTCATCAAACCCTTTAGAATGGCTGTCCATTTCATAATGGTTTTAAATCTTAGGAATGTAGCTCATTCCCTCTAGTTTGTTAAAATACGGATTTTAAGATCATTCCATTttagtattatataaatattataaaatgtagGTAAGTACAAAAGAATTCCACATGAATATTTTAGACACTTAAattgttttttcattaaatagATTTAGAAACTGTTAGTTGGCAAACTTAAATCAATCTGTGTTGCAACTACAGATAGCTTAGGTAatggaggaaatgaaaaaattaccTTAGCATTCATAAAGGCAGAGCATACATATTAGCTACCTTCCATACCTAATctagccatctttttttttttttggctgtactgcacggctcgtgggatcttagttccctgaccagggatggaacccgggccctcagcagtgaaagcacggagtcctaaccgctggaccaccagggaattcccctaagcTAACCATTTTTAACACAGGTATTAGATGAAGCTGACAAGATGCTGGAtatgggatttgaaccccagaTAATGAAGATTTTATTAGATGTACGCCCAGACAGGCAGACAGTTATGACAaggtaggtatatgtttaatttGCTAGTCTGCAAAGTAGAAATCAGTGGAACCAAATCCATTTGATTTTAGAGCCTTTCTTAAAAGTATTTTGAGATCCTTTGGTGAAAGATATGTCATCACTTAGTATAGCAACTCAGTGTAACAGTTTAGCAATGACTATTGGGTTTcctgaattaaaaataagatttctagggacttccctggtggtacagcagttaagactccgcactcccaatgcagggggcccgggttcaatccctagtcctagaactagatcccacatgctgcaacgaggatcccacgtgccgcaactaagacccggcacagcctaaataaataaataaatgtttgaaaaagaataagattTCTATAAAAAAATGCAGGGGAGACTGTTCCACAGGGGGGTCTCAGATTGGAAAAAGTAATCACCTGTCCAGAATACTTTTTGGCGAAGATAAAGCTGAGGCAGCAGAAGGGTGTGTGATTGGGGAAGTAgactaaatttattcattttgttttcttactaAACTTCCCATCTTTGTAATTAGTGTGAAAGTACAGAAGGTGGTGACTTTCATAATATATGGTTGAAGAAACATCTGAATTTACATATCCAATCATCGGTAcagttaaaatgtttttatttggcATGAGCATTTGGTTTTGCCTGCTGACAATGTATGAAGAATACTGGGTTTTTTTGCCTTATTTGTAAAGGCCGAGAGAAAACTAATCGAACACCTGAATTCCTTGTACCTTTTCATAGATTAGAAAGGTATAGCTCTTCTTCACCTTTTGTTTACAAACCTATTAAACTTATTTAAAGGTTTAATCTAGTAGCTTCATTGAGCAATTCATTGTGAAGCAAATGTTTTCTGTGAAATTGGCCTCATTAAAAAATACTAAGTTTGTCTTTCATGAGTAATTTGGTTCATAGCATTCTTAGGGAAATTTAGTAATGTTTgctttataatacatttttaatgtttgtgtATTACGTTTTATCTCCAGTGCAACGTGGCCATGTGCTGTCCGTAGACTCGCACAATCTTATTTGAAAGAGCCCATGATTGTGTATGTTGGTACTTTGGATCTAGCTGTAAGCTTGTTTTTAATTACTATTTATATCTTATTAATTATGGAAATGTTTTGCCATTGTAAAGCTCTCTGGCCTTTCACTTCATAATTGAGATTGGCCTTTCAACTAATCATTAATGAAAATTGATGTTTTACTTAAATCACTGGTAATTAATAATGGGTAATTGCCCTAGGCTCATTTCATGAGATTTCACAAAAGACAGGATAAATGCTTCAGAATCTATTTCATCTCTGGGTCAATAAAATGGTACCAGCGATACTTTGAAATTTTGTGTTGtcaaaatacttattgaatggaAACTCTTTGGGTCATCAGCTGAACATCTTCATTGCAAAGGCTGTATCCAAATTCATAGCGATAGTTTTGTAAGCTTGGCCTCAAACCGTGGTTATTCCTTTTCCAACAATAGTAACTGGCTGCTTTCAACACACTGCCACGTATTCAAGAGTTCCCAACTTAGCGTGGGTGACTCACTGGTAAAAAGTGAAAGACTGAGCCATAAATCCTTGAGTAGGAACCAGTGATTTTGCAAGGACCTGCCATTTTTCCTGCTAGCAGTTTATTAGAACATTTAACCAATGATAGAAATAAGATGGATTTCGAACCAATATATGGGGTTTGCCCATTAATATTGATGAACTATGATCTCTGAGTCCTTTAGGCTGTAAGTACCGTGAAGCAAAATATAATTGTCACCACAGAAGACGAGAAACGATCGCATATCCAAACTTTCATCGAGAGCATGTCTCCCAAAGACAAAGTCATAATATTTGTTAGCCGGAAAGCTGTGTGAGTATATTTTTTACATTCAAATCATCAGTCATGGTTTGTTTTGGCATTGTTTCTATGTGTATATGCATTTCAAATGGGGGGGGCGGTGTATGTCTTACAATATGCACATTACTTCAGACTCTTGCCAGTGGAAGTAACAGTAATGAATTGATGGTGGTATGAGAATAAGCACTTAGACCTCTGACTTTATCTTTTGCTTCAGGGCTGATCATTTATCAAGTGACCTGTGTATCCGGCATATATCAGTAGAGTCTCTGCATGGCAACAGAGAACAGAGTGATCGAGAGAGAgcattaaaaaactttaaaacaggtACATTTATACAATTAGTATTGCAGTTTAAAAGTGTCCAGTGCCTGGACTTGCTTGAGTGATGGCACCTTTTCATGGAACCCATGTCTAAGATCTGCCCTCAGCTTGCAGATCCCAGAACTATACTTGTTCTAAATATTAATCAGATTCTCAGAACTATCTCAAGCTAATGTTTAAAACCTGGATATCAAGGCAGTAATTTGCAGTGAGGGTGTTGTCTTAATTTACTTGAGAGGCATATATCTTTGCCATGGTTCATGGACCCTTTGAATTTTGGAATCTATTGTGTTGTAACTTGCCAGCAGTTAAAAAAGGCTAAGTAACCCTTTCCCGTCTTCACTGTCTTTAAAAGAGTTTTACTATTAAAAGCAAGGATAGTTCACCTGATCAGATATTAGGGGACAGATATGTCTTGGGTTGGTTTGTACCAGCatgtgtctgttttcttttggCTTTACTCTTTA encodes:
- the DDX43 gene encoding probable ATP-dependent RNA helicase DDX43; amino-acid sequence: MSRPEAGAWVVASRRSAALRRAPERRPEKEPSQGGRGGQKAGGGGGWRGPSGVQQPVGAGFWEPPLSFKLKNDWVGAVIGRGGSKIKEIQSSTYTKIQIIKGYPEAEVRIFGTKAMQSKAKTVIDNLVQKQEDYKTESKVDVAVVQPSDGKDARKDVSGNQKLVDWDKFREHILKWNKKKWAGLPPIKKNFYVESETTSSMSQDQADNWRRENYNIMCDDLKGGEKRPLPNPVGNFEDAFHCYPEVMRNLQKAGFQRPTPIQSQAWPIILQGVDLIGVAQTGTGKTLSYLMPGFIHIDSQPLARNGPGMLVLTPTRELALQVEAECRKYSYKGLKSVCVYGGGDRDGQIKDLAKGVDIIIATPGRLHDLQMNNFVYLKSVTYLVLDEADKMLDMGFEPQIMKILLDVRPDRQTVMTSATWPCAVRRLAQSYLKEPMIVYVGTLDLAAVSTVKQNIIVTTEDEKRSHIQTFIESMSPKDKVIIFVSRKAVADHLSSDLCIRHISVESLHGNREQSDRERALKNFKTGKVRILIATDLASRGLDVHDVTHVYNYDFPRNIEEYVHRVGRTGRAGRTGVSVTLITRNDWKIAGELINILERANQSVPEDLVVMAERYKANKLKKEMENKWERPQGKPKKFYC